A single window of Streptomyces sudanensis DNA harbors:
- a CDS encoding spore photoproduct lyase family protein yields the protein MRHPSAGADGTQEGLFPVDDLGPAGGGPARTRAFRDSPEARRLLDVHEIHAEPAAAASPRGRQIIARFPGARVVETPSHWRIPGLHGDEGNAERWVRLKSRTLVLGERSSLTTRPNGRSADWIAPGLSNGCAMACAYCYVPRRKGYANPITVFTNVEKVVRHLARHVAAQGPKPAPNQCDPHAWVYDIGENGDCSVDDLICDNTADLIHAFRDWPTAKASFATKFVNPDLLELDPRGRTRIRFSLMPHADSRTLDIRTSPVERRIAAAADFLDAGYEVHFNLSPVVVRPGWERAWSELLRQLDDVLPRRVKEQARAEVITLTHNERLHEVNLGWHPRAEEVLWRPEIQQAKLSQNGDRNVRYRNDVKAASIATLRGLIEAEAPWLRVRYAF from the coding sequence CCTCGGGCCGGCCGGCGGCGGACCGGCGCGGACCCGCGCCTTCCGGGACTCGCCGGAGGCCCGCAGGCTGCTGGACGTGCACGAGATCCACGCCGAGCCCGCCGCGGCCGCGTCCCCCCGCGGCCGGCAGATCATCGCCCGCTTCCCCGGGGCCCGGGTGGTGGAGACCCCCTCGCACTGGCGCATCCCCGGCCTCCACGGCGACGAGGGCAACGCCGAGAGGTGGGTCCGCCTCAAGAGCCGCACCCTCGTGCTCGGCGAGCGCTCCTCCCTCACCACGCGCCCGAACGGCAGGTCGGCGGACTGGATCGCCCCCGGCCTCAGCAACGGGTGCGCGATGGCCTGCGCCTACTGCTACGTACCGCGCCGCAAGGGCTACGCCAACCCGATCACCGTGTTCACCAATGTCGAGAAGGTCGTCCGGCACCTCGCCCGGCACGTCGCCGCCCAGGGACCGAAACCCGCCCCCAACCAGTGCGACCCGCACGCCTGGGTCTACGACATCGGGGAGAACGGCGACTGCTCGGTGGACGACCTGATCTGCGACAACACCGCCGACCTGATCCACGCCTTCCGCGACTGGCCCACGGCCAAGGCGTCCTTCGCGACCAAGTTCGTCAACCCCGACCTGCTGGAGCTCGACCCGCGCGGCCGGACGCGCATCAGGTTCTCCCTGATGCCGCACGCCGACTCCAGGACGCTCGACATCCGCACCAGCCCGGTCGAGCGGCGCATCGCCGCCGCCGCGGACTTCCTGGACGCCGGGTACGAGGTCCACTTCAACCTGTCGCCCGTGGTCGTCCGGCCCGGCTGGGAGCGCGCCTGGTCCGAACTGCTCCGGCAGCTGGACGACGTGCTGCCGCGCCGCGTGAAGGAGCAGGCGCGGGCCGAGGTCATCACGCTCACCCACAACGAGCGCCTCCACGAGGTGAACCTCGGCTGGCACCCGCGCGCCGAGGAGGTGCTGTGGCGCCCGGAGATCCAGCAGGCCAAGCTGTCCCAGAACGGCGACCGCAACGTCCGCTACCGCAACGACGTGAAGGCCGCGTCGATCGCGACCCTCCGCGGGCTGATCGAGGCCGAGGCCCCCTGGCTGCGGGTCCGCTACGCCTTCTGA
- a CDS encoding S1 family peptidase has protein sequence MRISRMIPALAATALAVLGLAPTAAATTTAQPPAAVGAPAAAPGAASVQPIIGGGYASDAPWAARLFSNGRQTCSASIIAPTWILTAKHCVGGGGLSFRIGSLDQTSGGTVANGVSVHNHPSSDLSLVRLDRSVAGTYARLGQPGSVAVNQTVQVYGWGATYQCGSEINCQSRYLKVADVIVSGACRDAYGGSAICARRGNGITAGGDSGGPMMANGVQVGVASTSDRQTTTAYTNVTAYRSWIQGVAGV, from the coding sequence GTGCGAATCAGCAGAATGATCCCCGCGCTCGCGGCCACCGCGCTCGCGGTGTTAGGACTCGCCCCCACGGCGGCGGCCACGACCACGGCCCAGCCCCCGGCCGCGGTCGGCGCGCCCGCCGCGGCGCCCGGGGCCGCCTCCGTGCAGCCGATCATCGGCGGAGGCTACGCGAGCGACGCCCCCTGGGCCGCCCGGCTGTTCTCCAACGGCCGGCAGACCTGCAGCGCCTCGATCATCGCCCCCACCTGGATCCTGACCGCCAAGCACTGCGTGGGCGGCGGCGGCCTGTCCTTCCGCATCGGCAGCCTCGACCAGACCAGCGGCGGAACGGTGGCCAACGGCGTCAGCGTCCACAACCACCCCTCCTCGGACCTCTCCCTGGTCCGGCTGGACCGCTCGGTGGCGGGCACCTACGCCCGCCTCGGCCAGCCGGGCTCGGTGGCGGTGAACCAGACCGTCCAGGTCTACGGCTGGGGGGCGACCTACCAGTGCGGTTCCGAGATCAACTGCCAGTCGCGGTACCTGAAGGTCGCCGACGTCATCGTGAGCGGCGCCTGCCGTGACGCGTACGGCGGCTCCGCCATCTGCGCCCGCCGCGGCAACGGCATCACGGCGGGCGGCGACTCCGGCGGCCCGATGATGGCCAACGGCGTCCAGGTGGGCGTCGCCTCGACCAGCGACCGCCAGACCACCACCGCGTACACGAACGTCACCGCCTACCGCTCCTGGATCCAGGGCGTCGCGGGCGTGTGA
- a CDS encoding VOC family protein, with amino-acid sequence MPEIRKFQVTFDCAEPERLARFWCEVLGYVMPPPEGFTTWDDFDRALPPGKRGAWSACSDPSGVGPRLYFQRVPEGKAVKNRVHLDVRVGTGLVGEERLAALEAECARLVALGATHVRTLYADEENESCIPMLDVEGNEFCID; translated from the coding sequence ATGCCGGAGATCAGGAAGTTCCAAGTCACCTTCGACTGCGCAGAACCCGAGCGCCTCGCCCGCTTCTGGTGCGAAGTGCTGGGGTACGTCATGCCGCCCCCCGAGGGGTTCACCACCTGGGACGACTTCGACCGCGCCCTGCCTCCCGGGAAGCGGGGAGCGTGGTCCGCCTGCAGTGATCCCTCAGGCGTGGGCCCGCGCCTGTACTTCCAGCGCGTCCCCGAAGGCAAGGCCGTCAAGAACCGGGTGCATCTCGACGTCCGGGTCGGCACCGGGCTCGTGGGAGAGGAGCGCCTCGCCGCGCTCGAAGCCGAGTGCGCGCGGCTTGTCGCACTCGGCGCGACCCACGTGCGAACGCTCTACGCCGACGAGGAGAACGAGTCGTGCATCCCGATGCTGGACGTCGAGGGCAACGAGTTCTGTATCGACTGA
- a CDS encoding histidine phosphatase family protein gives MTGMAARHLYLTRHGEASPDGSGLTDAGRRQAALLGERLRRVPLSAIHHGPLARAERTARLVAERFDGVPRHRSEAAGDYIPHLPGREELPPEAADDWLAFLGRFTAQERERGPGLAAAALADFTGPVAGDEPRHELVVTHTFLIGWLVRAALDAPKWRWMGVNHANAALTVIRYAPGRPPALLLFNDTGHLPAELRWTGLPRELHV, from the coding sequence ATGACCGGCATGGCCGCCCGCCACCTCTACCTCACCCGCCACGGCGAGGCGTCACCGGACGGGAGCGGGCTGACGGACGCCGGCCGCCGCCAAGCCGCCCTGCTCGGGGAGCGGCTCCGCCGGGTTCCGCTGTCGGCGATCCACCACGGGCCGCTCGCCCGTGCCGAACGGACCGCCCGACTGGTCGCCGAGCGGTTCGACGGCGTCCCCCGGCACCGTTCCGAAGCGGCCGGCGACTACATCCCCCACCTGCCGGGACGGGAGGAACTGCCGCCGGAGGCAGCCGACGACTGGCTCGCGTTCCTGGGCCGGTTCACGGCCCAGGAACGCGAGCGGGGTCCGGGGCTCGCGGCGGCGGCGCTCGCGGACTTCACCGGACCCGTCGCCGGCGACGAGCCCCGCCACGAACTCGTCGTCACCCACACCTTCCTGATCGGCTGGCTCGTCCGGGCCGCCCTCGACGCACCGAAGTGGCGCTGGATGGGCGTCAACCACGCCAACGCGGCCCTGACCGTCATCCGCTACGCACCCGGCCGCCCCCCGGCGCTCCTCCTCTTCAACGACACCGGCCACCTCCCGGCCGAACTGCGCTGGACCGGCCTCCCGCGGGAACTCCACGTCTGA